In a single window of the Candidatus Beckwithbacteria bacterium genome:
- a CDS encoding glycosyltransferase, which yields MIKVALVHDYLNEFGGAERVLLALSEIWPEAPIYTAFCRKDSESYRRFKGKKIITSWAQKIPWFKEKLYSPLRFLAPKIWGSFEKQLADHDIVISSSSWYITKGFNDICYCHTPPRWLYGYKTSQDWQRFWLVRVYATIVGYFMRHYDFQQAQKVKYFIANSKETKRRIEKFYRRESVVIYPPIDLPHFAKGYAGAKRDYYLIVSRLVGSKGIELGVEAAKKLGFKLKIVGEGPLKIEPEKNIQVLGQVNDQELGRLYSGAKAFLALAKDEDFGITPLEAMACGTPVIAFNGGGYKETVVDPTSRKASRGAGATGLFFDDYSVKSLMQAIKKFEKMKFKQEDCFEQAKKFNKERFKQEIREFVESKLK from the coding sequence ATGATAAAAGTTGCCTTAGTGCATGATTATTTAAATGAGTTTGGGGGAGCGGAAAGAGTTTTGCTGGCTCTATCCGAGATTTGGCCGGAAGCGCCGATTTATACGGCGTTTTGCCGGAAAGATTCGGAAAGCTATAGGCGGTTTAAGGGCAAAAAAATTATTACTTCCTGGGCGCAAAAAATACCTTGGTTTAAAGAAAAACTTTATTCGCCTTTGCGGTTTTTAGCACCAAAGATATGGGGTAGTTTTGAAAAACAACTGGCAGACCATGACATAGTTATTAGTTCAAGCAGTTGGTATATCACTAAAGGTTTTAATGATATCTGCTACTGTCACACGCCGCCGCGGTGGCTGTATGGCTATAAAACCAGCCAGGATTGGCAGAGGTTTTGGTTGGTGAGAGTGTATGCCACAATTGTCGGTTACTTTATGCGGCATTATGATTTCCAACAGGCGCAAAAAGTGAAATATTTTATTGCTAATAGCAAGGAGACGAAGCGGAGGATAGAGAAGTTTTACAGGAGAGAAAGTGTGGTGATATACCCGCCAATAGATTTGCCCCACTTCGCCAAAGGCTACGCTGGGGCTAAACGGGATTACTATTTAATAGTATCTCGTTTAGTGGGGAGCAAGGGAATTGAACTAGGGGTTGAGGCGGCAAAAAAGTTGGGGTTTAAATTAAAGATTGTAGGGGAAGGGCCTTTAAAAATCGAACCTGAAAAAAATATTCAAGTATTAGGCCAGGTGAATGATCAAGAATTGGGAAGACTTTACAGCGGGGCGAAGGCATTTTTGGCTTTAGCAAAAGACGAAGATTTCGGGATTACGCCGCTGGAGGCGATGGCCTGCGGTACGCCGGTAATTGCTTTTAACGGCGGAGGTTATAAAGAAACAGTGGTTGACCCCACTTCGCGCAAGGCTTCGCGGGGCGCAGGGGCAACGGGGTTATTTTTCGACGATTATTCGGTGAAATCTTTGATGCAGGCGATTAAAAAATTTGAGAAAATGAAGTTCAAGCAGGAAGATTGTTTTGAGCAGGCGAAAAAGTTTAATAAGGAAAGATTTAAACAAGAAATTAGGGAATTTGTTGAGAGTAAGTTAAAATAG
- a CDS encoding ABC transporter ATP-binding protein, translated as MGKVVLEVKNLTKVFGGRKRPTVAVDHISFKINEGEIVGFLGPNGAGKTTTIQMLLGTTSKTSGQIKYFGKEFEKNRSEIMQQVNYASAYIRLPWRMTVWENLMVYAKMYGVKNPRERVKLVLELFRMSKYTNKGFNTLSSGQITRVMLAKAMINFPKLLLLDEPTASLDPEVADKVRKFLLRQQEKYNVSILFTSHNMAEVTEVCDRVIFLRKGKIVAEDTPKGLARRIKICTLRYRVGDKETEVKINEEEIASFLNDLAKREIKYDEISIDKPTLEDFFLSQL; from the coding sequence ATGGGAAAAGTGGTTTTGGAAGTGAAAAATTTAACCAAAGTTTTTGGCGGCCGGAAACGGCCGACGGTGGCCGTGGACCACATTTCCTTTAAAATTAATGAAGGTGAGATTGTGGGATTTTTAGGTCCAAACGGAGCGGGAAAAACTACGACCATTCAGATGTTGTTAGGAACGACCTCTAAAACTTCGGGCCAGATTAAATATTTCGGCAAAGAGTTTGAGAAAAATAGATCAGAAATTATGCAGCAAGTTAATTATGCTTCGGCCTATATCCGTCTGCCTTGGAGAATGACGGTTTGGGAAAATTTGATGGTTTATGCCAAGATGTACGGAGTAAAAAATCCAAGAGAAAGGGTTAAGTTGGTATTGGAGCTTTTTAGGATGAGTAAATATACGAATAAAGGTTTTAATACGCTTAGTTCCGGCCAGATAACGCGGGTGATGTTGGCAAAAGCGATGATTAATTTCCCTAAACTACTGTTATTGGATGAGCCGACGGCGAGTTTGGACCCGGAAGTGGCTGATAAAGTCCGGAAGTTTTTATTGAGGCAGCAGGAAAAATATAATGTGTCGATATTATTTACTTCGCATAATATGGCAGAGGTAACAGAGGTATGTGACAGGGTAATTTTTTTGAGAAAAGGTAAAATTGTGGCAGAAGATACACCCAAAGGTTTAGCCAGAAGAATTAAAATTTGTACTCTGCGCTACCGAGTAGGGGATAAAGAAACAGAGGTAAAAATTAATGAAGAAGAGATTGCCTCGTTTTTGAATGATTTGGCCAAGCGCGAGATTAAATATGACGAGATCAGCATTGACAAGCCGACATTAGAAGATTTCTTTTTATCACAACTATGA
- a CDS encoding ABC transporter permease — protein sequence MNRGRINAVIWRHLYNFRHSLDRLADSFYWPAVDILLWGLTSVYIQKSGANVSQIVLMILSGLVLWMVVWRSQYEITINLLEELWSSNLVNLFSTPLKVSEWIVAVVILGLMKMVTTISFATLLIWLLYKINVLSGLGWLLLPYMALLLMFGWVAGFLVAGLILRFGMRIQALAWMAIYVLSPFSAVFYPLSVLPVWAQKIAAWVPTSYIFEGMRAVLSGGQIEMTGLIKSAVLTTVYLLLSIWFFFLCFKESKKIGLARLE from the coding sequence ATGAACAGAGGTAGAATCAACGCTGTCATCTGGAGGCATTTATATAATTTCCGGCACAGTCTGGACCGGCTGGCGGATAGTTTTTATTGGCCGGCAGTAGATATTTTGCTTTGGGGATTAACCAGTGTTTATATTCAAAAATCCGGCGCAAATGTATCGCAGATTGTGCTAATGATTTTATCCGGATTGGTGCTGTGGATGGTTGTTTGGCGCAGCCAATATGAGATTACGATTAATTTGTTGGAAGAGCTGTGGAGTAGTAATTTAGTGAATTTATTCTCGACGCCATTAAAGGTGAGCGAATGGATTGTGGCGGTGGTAATTTTGGGCTTAATGAAGATGGTAACAACAATTAGTTTTGCGACGTTATTAATTTGGTTACTGTATAAAATTAATGTTTTGTCAGGATTGGGATGGTTACTGTTGCCATACATGGCACTTTTGTTAATGTTTGGCTGGGTGGCGGGATTTTTGGTGGCTGGATTAATTCTTCGGTTTGGGATGAGAATTCAGGCTTTGGCCTGGATGGCGATTTATGTTTTGTCGCCGTTTTCGGCGGTGTTTTACCCTTTGTCAGTTTTGCCGGTTTGGGCGCAAAAAATAGCGGCTTGGGTGCCGACCAGTTATATTTTTGAGGGGATGAGGGCAGTTTTATCTGGAGGGCAGATAGAGATGACAGGTTTAATCAAAAGCGCAGTTTTAACTACGGTTTATTTACTGCTATCAATTTGGTTTTTCTTTCTTTGTTTTAAGGAGTCGAAAAAAATCGGTTTAGCGAGATTGGAGTAA
- the mutM gene encoding bifunctional DNA-formamidopyrimidine glycosylase/DNA-(apurinic or apyrimidinic site) lyase, which produces MPELPEVETIRRQLNAVLVGQRIKGLTAFAKASAVEASVIGKKILGVRRKAKMIIIELSGGVSLLIHLKMTGQLIYNGQKNKYTRAIFELDKGKLLFNDLRRFGWIKVIKNKDLRLMINDLPPDVVDKEFTLNYLRKILKSSGQAVKIVLMDQKKMGGIGNIYANESLYCAKIDPRIPAKKVKKIKELHQYTIKVINQGIKYGGSTASDENYVNALGKGGHYQEHFLVYEREGKKCSRCGSEIKKIKLGGRGTYYCPGCQK; this is translated from the coding sequence ATGCCTGAGCTTCCAGAGGTAGAGACAATCAGACGACAATTAAATGCTGTTTTGGTGGGGCAGAGGATAAAAGGCCTTACCGCCTTCGCCAAGGCTTCGGCGGTCGAAGCAAGTGTTATCGGCAAGAAAATTTTAGGCGTGAGACGGAAAGCAAAAATGATAATTATTGAGTTAAGCGGAGGAGTAAGTTTGTTGATCCATTTAAAGATGACTGGCCAGTTAATTTATAATGGCCAGAAAAATAAATATACGCGGGCCATTTTTGAATTAGATAAGGGGAAACTGTTGTTTAATGATTTGCGACGGTTTGGGTGGATAAAAGTCATTAAGAATAAAGATTTAAGATTAATGATTAACGATTTACCGCCGGATGTGGTGGACAAAGAGTTCACCCTGAACTATTTAAGAAAGATACTTAAAAGTTCAGGGCAGGCTGTAAAAATCGTATTAATGGATCAGAAAAAAATGGGAGGAATCGGGAATATTTATGCTAATGAAAGTTTGTATTGTGCCAAAATTGATCCGCGAATCCCAGCAAAAAAAGTTAAAAAAATTAAAGAGCTGCACCAATACACAATAAAGGTAATTAATCAGGGAATAAAGTATGGCGGGTCGACGGCTTCCGATGAAAATTATGTTAACGCTTTAGGCAAAGGCGGGCATTATCAGGAACACTTTTTGGTTTATGAGCGAGAAGGGAAAAAATGTTCCAGGTGTGGCAGTGAGATAAAAAAGATAAAATTAGGGGGAAGAGGGACGTATTATTGCCCAGGTTGCCAGAAATGA
- the recF gene encoding DNA replication and repair protein RecF (All proteins in this family for which functions are known are DNA-binding proteins that assist the filamentation of RecA onto DNA for the initiation of recombination or recombinational repair.), with protein MNLQNLSLQNFRNYKKRAFAFGEKTTVISGDNSVGKSNILEAIFLLAAGKSFRAEKDEEMILYGQEFGRVTGQAGETELAVFLSKPKRFFVNDVAKRKMDFVGNFRCVLFRPEDIDLVLGSPSLRREYLNFVLEQVDREYRRCHLSYQKGVRQRNRLLEKIREGEGNRRQLIFWDQLLIRNGDVISQKREEFINFINAKLAADSLNLSLVYDKSVISEGRLKHYTANEIAAGKTLVGPHRDDFKFIMQRKGKAAKDLSIYGSRGEQRMAVLGVKVNELEFIEAKTGERPVLLLDDIFSELDHDHREEVFKLLEKQQTIMTTADEHLIPKRLKTLDIIKL; from the coding sequence ATGAATTTACAAAACTTAAGTTTACAAAATTTCCGGAATTATAAAAAGAGAGCGTTTGCGTTTGGAGAAAAGACAACGGTAATCAGCGGGGACAATAGTGTCGGGAAGAGTAATATTTTGGAAGCGATTTTTTTATTGGCGGCGGGGAAAAGTTTTCGGGCAGAGAAAGACGAAGAAATGATTTTATACGGTCAGGAGTTTGGAAGAGTGACTGGGCAGGCGGGAGAGACAGAATTAGCGGTTTTTTTGTCCAAACCAAAAAGGTTTTTTGTGAATGATGTAGCGAAGCGGAAGATGGATTTTGTGGGAAACTTCCGGTGTGTTTTATTTCGGCCGGAAGACATTGATTTAGTGCTGGGGTCGCCAAGCCTAAGACGGGAATATCTAAACTTTGTCTTAGAGCAAGTTGACCGGGAATACCGACGCTGTCATTTGTCTTATCAAAAAGGCGTCAGGCAGAGGAACAGGCTTTTAGAAAAAATTCGAGAGGGCGAGGGAAACAGACGGCAGTTAATATTTTGGGACCAGCTGTTAATAAGAAATGGGGACGTAATTAGTCAAAAGAGAGAGGAGTTTATAAATTTTATCAATGCAAAACTGGCGGCAGATAGTTTAAATTTATCTTTAGTTTATGATAAAAGCGTGATTTCGGAAGGCCGATTAAAACATTATACTGCAAATGAAATAGCGGCCGGAAAAACGTTGGTCGGGCCGCATAGGGATGATTTTAAGTTTATTATGCAAAGAAAAGGGAAAGCCGCTAAAGATTTAAGTATTTACGGTTCAAGGGGAGAGCAGAGAATGGCGGTCTTAGGAGTAAAAGTAAACGAACTGGAGTTTATTGAAGCCAAAACTGGAGAAAGACCGGTTTTGTTATTGGACGATATTTTTTCCGAGCTGGACCATGACCATCGGGAAGAAGTGTTTAAGCTCTTGGAAAAACAGCAAACAATTATGACAACGGCGGATGAGCATTTGATACCGAAAAGACTGAAAACTTTAGATATAATTAAATTATGA
- the eno gene encoding phosphopyruvate hydratase, giving the protein MTKIKKVEAREILDSKGTPTVEVKVVLENGLTATAAVASGASTGSAEACELRDGDSTRYFGKGVLKAVKNINTEINDLLVDQEVTDQEKIDEMMIKLDPTPQKATLGANAVVGVSMAVCRAAALSLNLPLYKYFGQLSGNKKLKMPQPQILVLEGGKHGNWSTDCQEFMVLPKLEKFGNFSEMLRVGTEIFSALGKFLNEKGYSVGVGFEGAYMPREIKGNEEALELIVEAIKAAGFKPGEEVVLGIDGAASEWFKDGKYRDLSPEEWTEKIIRWTKKYPIWSLEDMYEEESWQDWTDLTAKVGNWLQVIGDDLLTTNVERIKKAIKLKACNSVLIKLNQIGTVTETLEAIRLAIDNKMATIVSHRGGETNDDMIADLVVGAGCEQSKFGAPCRGERIAKYNRLLEIEREI; this is encoded by the coding sequence ATGACGAAAATTAAAAAAGTCGAAGCCAGGGAAATTTTGGATTCTAAAGGCACACCGACCGTAGAAGTAAAAGTGGTATTGGAAAACGGTCTTACGGCCACGGCGGCGGTAGCGTCAGGTGCTTCGACCGGTAGCGCGGAAGCTTGCGAGCTAAGAGATGGGGATTCCACGCGATATTTTGGCAAAGGCGTCTTAAAAGCAGTGAAAAATATTAACACGGAAATTAATGATTTATTAGTGGATCAAGAGGTGACAGATCAGGAAAAGATTGACGAAATGATGATTAAGTTAGACCCCACTCCGCAAAAAGCTACGCTAGGGGCTAACGCGGTAGTTGGTGTTTCCATGGCGGTTTGCCGGGCGGCAGCTTTAAGCTTAAACCTACCTTTGTATAAATATTTTGGGCAATTAAGCGGCAATAAAAAGCTGAAGATGCCGCAGCCGCAGATTTTAGTGCTGGAGGGCGGTAAGCACGGCAACTGGTCAACCGATTGCCAGGAATTTATGGTCCTACCCAAGCTAGAAAAATTCGGCAATTTTAGCGAAATGTTAAGGGTGGGAACAGAAATTTTCAGCGCTTTAGGAAAATTTTTAAATGAAAAAGGCTACAGCGTCGGCGTGGGATTTGAGGGGGCGTATATGCCAAGAGAAATAAAGGGAAATGAGGAGGCATTGGAATTAATAGTGGAGGCAATTAAAGCGGCCGGATTTAAGCCGGGCGAAGAAGTGGTACTCGGAATTGACGGGGCGGCCAGCGAGTGGTTTAAAGACGGCAAATACCGTGATTTAAGTCCGGAAGAATGGACAGAGAAAATTATCAGGTGGACAAAAAAATACCCGATTTGGTCTTTGGAAGACATGTACGAAGAAGAGAGTTGGCAGGATTGGACGGATTTGACGGCGAAAGTTGGCAACTGGCTACAAGTTATCGGCGACGATCTATTAACGACGAATGTTGAGAGGATTAAAAAAGCGATTAAGTTAAAGGCCTGTAATAGTGTCTTGATTAAGTTAAACCAAATAGGAACAGTAACGGAAACTTTAGAGGCAATTAGATTAGCAATAGACAATAAAATGGCGACGATTGTGTCCCACCGGGGAGGGGAAACCAACGATGATATGATTGCTGATTTGGTGGTCGGCGCCGGTTGTGAACAGTCTAAATTCGGCGCTCCGTGCCGAGGGGAAAGAATTGCTAAATACAACCGGTTGTTGGAAATCGAGAGGGAAATATGA
- a CDS encoding HAD family phosphatase — protein sequence MIKAVIFDAGGVLCDWETICRKFAEEINVDYKKFMEVYLKHSFDPEFGSDIGQMTADEFFKKITLELGVPEKALDWRKRFVPGFKRIEPTYKLLDELKGKFRLGMLTNSKIGLWDEWESIGHFKDYFEVIMDSSTVHLLKPDPEMFNLLCQRLNLKTEECLFIDDDSKNTGAAEKFGFKTVHFTEPEVSVAAIKNVLGIE from the coding sequence ATGATTAAAGCCGTGATTTTTGATGCCGGAGGGGTTTTATGCGATTGGGAAACAATCTGTAGGAAATTTGCTGAAGAAATAAACGTTGATTATAAAAAATTTATGGAAGTTTATTTAAAGCATTCTTTTGATCCGGAATTTGGTTCAGATATTGGGCAGATGACAGCAGATGAATTTTTTAAAAAAATAACTCTGGAGTTAGGCGTGCCGGAAAAAGCCTTAGATTGGCGGAAGAGGTTTGTGCCGGGGTTTAAACGGATCGAGCCAACTTATAAATTATTAGATGAATTAAAGGGGAAATTTCGGTTAGGGATGCTGACAAATTCCAAGATTGGTTTGTGGGATGAGTGGGAGAGTATCGGACATTTTAAGGACTACTTTGAGGTAATTATGGATTCATCGACAGTACATTTATTAAAGCCGGACCCAGAAATGTTTAACCTGCTTTGCCAAAGATTAAATCTGAAGACGGAAGAATGTTTATTTATTGACGACGACAGTAAAAATACCGGGGCGGCGGAGAAATTTGGATTTAAAACAGTGCATTTTACTGAGCCGGAAGTATCGGTGGCGGCTATCAAAAATGTTTTGGGAATAGAGTAA
- a CDS encoding NAD(P)H-hydrate dehydratase produces the protein MEQFNQKVLKQLYRPPKDSHKGQNGKLLVIGGSNLFHSASMWSLEVASRIVDMVFYSSVPVNEAIVKKQKERFQNGIIVPRGKIDEYINESDCILIGPGMERGQETKEKTNQLLKRHQNKKWVIDGGALQVMDKNLLNKNMIITPHHQEYKLLFGEEKIEVMAKKHKCTIVLKGREDVICNSKQCLINQTGNEGMTKGGTGDVLAGLIAALYCKNEAFLAASCGTYLNGLAGDRLYAKIGPYFNTSDLVREIPRVMGEVIS, from the coding sequence ATGGAACAGTTTAACCAGAAAGTCTTGAAACAGCTTTATCGGCCGCCAAAGGATTCGCATAAGGGGCAGAACGGGAAACTGTTGGTAATCGGCGGCAGCAATCTTTTCCATAGCGCGTCGATGTGGAGCTTAGAAGTGGCGTCCAGAATCGTGGATATGGTGTTTTACTCATCTGTGCCGGTGAACGAGGCAATTGTCAAAAAACAGAAAGAAAGATTTCAAAATGGGATTATCGTGCCTAGAGGGAAAATTGACGAATATATTAACGAGTCAGATTGTATTTTAATCGGTCCAGGGATGGAAAGGGGACAAGAGACAAAAGAGAAAACTAATCAGTTGCTGAAGCGTCACCAAAATAAGAAATGGGTGATTGATGGCGGGGCGTTGCAGGTGATGGACAAAAATTTATTAAACAAAAATATGATAATTACACCGCATCATCAGGAATATAAATTATTATTTGGCGAGGAAAAAATTGAAGTAATGGCGAAAAAACATAAGTGCACGATTGTGTTAAAGGGAAGGGAAGATGTGATTTGTAATTCGAAGCAGTGTTTAATTAATCAAACCGGCAATGAAGGAATGACTAAAGGGGGAACAGGGGATGTCTTGGCGGGTTTAATTGCGGCCTTGTATTGTAAAAATGAGGCGTTTTTGGCGGCGAGCTGTGGAACTTATTTAAATGGTTTGGCGGGAGATCGGCTGTACGCCAAGATTGGTCCTTATTTTAACACGAGCGATTTAGTCAGAGAGATTCCGAGGGTGATGGGGGAGGTAATAAGCTAG